From a region of the Hevea brasiliensis isolate MT/VB/25A 57/8 unplaced genomic scaffold, ASM3005281v1 Scaf5, whole genome shotgun sequence genome:
- the LOC110638443 gene encoding protein EMSY-LIKE 4, with translation MDYHSIKNDHTGSRGQIMMRNINSPPYGHSSGAPRVSLLEEPYGKDELDINFQIHSMEKEAYCSVLRAFNAQSDLLSWGKEWLITELRKELNVTDSEHSQLLVKINSDKSIQRIRELQKHAHESLSGKLNYSGLVDSVDNTPPKKRRPSCPPPSKSQKYVLHHQPSLATIPSLAPTNFKDDQQLGEFAVLSSVQSMKVVNHNFQGPLSNKRGPAQSHVKKGIHTPDSCKFKNRSEFIEIRATDTIIHEVERMTYGRENPDPVQVEKAKLILRDHERAILGALDKLANVSDVDDSPNQLHYSYEEPHGNKHNVGEW, from the exons ATGGATTATCACAGCATTAAGAACGATCACACCG GAAGTCGTGGACAAATCATGATGCGCAACATTAACAGTCCTCCATATGGTCATAGTTCTGGGGCCCCAAGAGTGTCTTTGCTAGAAGAACCTTATGGAAAGGATGAATTGGACATTAATTTTCAAATCCACAGCATGGAAAAAGAGGCATACTGTTCTGTTTTGAGGGCTTTCAATGCCCAATCTGATCTCCTTTCCTGG GGTAAGGAGTGGCTCATTACGGAGCTGCGGAAGGAACTTAATGTCACAGATTCTGAACACAGTCAACTGCTTGTGAAAATTAATTCAGACAAATCAATACAAAGGATAAG GGAATTGCAGAAACATGCTCATGAATCACTCTCTGGTAAATTGAATTATTCTGGCCTTGTTGATTCAGTAGACAATACTCCCCCAAAAAAGAGGAGGCCTTCTTGTCCTCCTCCTTCGAAGTCCCAGAAATATGTACTACATCACCAACCTTCTTTGGCAACTATACCCTCGTTGGCACCA ACAAACTTCAAGGATGATCAACAACTTGGTGAATTTGCAGTGCTCTCCTCTGTACAGTCTATGAAGGTagttaatcataattttcaaGGACCACTTAGCAACAAAAGAGGACCAGCACAATCTCATGTCAAGAAGGGTATTCATACGCCTGATTCTTGTAAATtcaagaatcgttctgagttcaTTGAGATTCGTGCAACAGATACAATTATTCATGAG GTTGAGAGGATGACCTATGGTAGAGAAAACCCTGACCCTGTTCAAGTTGAGAAGGCAAAATTGATCTTAAGA GATCATGAAAGAGCTATACTTGGGGCACTTGATAAACTTGCTAATGTGTCAGATGTGG ATGATTCTCCCAATCAACTGCACTACTCCTATGAGGAGCCTCATGGAAACAAACACAATGTTGGTGAGTGGTGA
- the LOC110638431 gene encoding cationic amino acid transporter 2, vacuolar isoform X1: MGFLFDSQKGVGLWGGCLRSLLRRKQVDSAHVKANAHHQLAKELSVPHLIAIGVGSTIGAGVYILVGTVAREHSGPALSISFLIAGIAAALSAFCYAELASRCPSAGSAYHYSYICVGEGVAWLIGWALILEYTIGGSAVARGISPNLAFFFGGQDSLPIFLARQYIPGLDIVVDPVAAILVFIVTGLLCVGIKESTLVQGMVTTVNVCAMLFVIIAGSYLGFKTGWAGYGLPTGFFAFGVDGMLAGSATVFFAYIGFDSVASTAEEVKNPQRDLPLGIGLALSICCTLYILVSVVIVGLVPYHAMNPDTPISSAFAEHGMQWAAYIITAGAVMALCSTLMGSILPQPRILMAMARDGLLPSFFSDVNKNTQVPVKSTLATGIGAAMLAFFMDVDQLAGMVSVGTLLAFTMVAISVLILRYVPPDMVPFPSSLQDTIDFVSLQYGVNSQNINVETSDVNGGTSSNLPLLGKKNTVVDYPKIVKQEAQGNYVLNEENRRKIAGSTIAFTCIGAFLLTYAATDLNIPRPVRFTLCGVGGALLLFGLIVLTLIEQDDARHSFGHSGGFICPFVPLLPIFCILINIYLLINLGAATWARVSVWLLIGVFVYAFYGRTHSSLLDAVYVPAAHADKIYRSSGDSLA; encoded by the exons ATGGGTTTTCTTTTTGATTCGCAAAAAGGTGTAGGTTTATGGGGAGGTTGTCTTAGGAGTTTGCTAAGGAGAAAACAGGTTGATTCTGCACATGTCAAAGCTAATGCTCACCATCAGTTAGCTAAGGAGTTGTCCGTTCCTCACCTTATTGCAATTg GTGTTGGCTCAACGATTGGAGCTGGAGTTTATATTCTTGTTGGAACAGTTGCTAGAGAGCACTCTGGTCCAGCTCTTTCGATTTCCTTTCTGATAGCTGGAATCGCTGCTGCTCTTTCTGCTTTTTGCTATGCAGAGCTTGCAAGCCGTTGTCCATCTGCAGGCAGTGCCTATCACTATTCTTATATATGTGTTGGAGAAGG TGTTGCATGGTTGATTGGCTGGGCTCTAATATTGGAATACACAATTGGTGGATCAGCAGTTGCTCGTGGCATATCCCCCAATCTG GCATTCTTTTTCGGAGGTCAGGATAGTCTTCCTATTTTTCTAGCTCGTCAGTACATTCCTGGGCTTGATATTGTGGTTGACCCAGTTGCTGCAATTTTAGTATTTATTGTTACTGGACTCTTGTGTGTGGGAATCAAGGAG AGTACCCTAGTACAAGGTATGGTCACCACTGTGAATGTCTGTGCTATGCTTTTTGTCATAATAGCTGGTAGTTATCTGGGTTTCAAGACTGGATGGGCAGGATATGGACTTCCCACTGG GTTTTTTGCCTTTGGAGTGGATGGGATGCTTGCAGGTTCTGCAACGGTCTTTTTTGCTTACATTGGTTTTGATTCAGTTGCTAGCACTGCTGAGGag GTGAAGAATCCTCAACGAGATTTGCCTTTGGGCATAGGCCTTGCACTGTCTATTTGTTGTACCTTATACATTCTGGTTTCAGTGGTCATTGTGGGGCTGGTACCTTATCATGCAATGAATCCTGATACTCCTATCTCCTCTGCATTTGCTGAGCATGGCATGCAGTGGGCAGC GTACATAATAACAGCTGGAGCTGTCATGGCACTCTGTTCAACATTGATGGGCTCAATTCTTCCTCAG CCACGAATTTTAATGGCAATGGCTAGAGATGGATTACTGCCATCATTTTTTTCAGATGTAAATAAAAATACACAAGTACCTGTAAAGAGCACTTTGGCAACTGGCATTGGTGCTGCAATGTTGGCATTTTTTATGGATGTTGATCAGTTGGCTGGAATG GTCAGTGTGGGCACACTTCTTGCTTTCACCATGGTTGCTATCTCTGTATTAATATTGAGATATGTCCCGCCAGACATGGTGCCATTTCCATCCTCACTTCAGGACACAATTGATTTTGTCTCATTGCAGTACGGGGTGAACAGtcagaatattaatgttgaaacgTCTGATGTTAATGGTGGTACTTCAAGTAATTTGCCTTTGCTAGGCAAAAAGAACACTGTAGTTGATTATCCTAAAATTGTAAAACAAGAAGCTCAGGGCAATT ATGTTCTAAATGAAGAGAACAGAAGAAAAATTGCTGGCTCGACCATAGCATTCACATGTATTGGAGCATTTCTTCTTACATATGCAGCTACAGATTTGAATATTCCTAG GCCTGTTCGCTTTACATTGTGCGGTGTTGGTGGTGCTCTTCTTCTATTTGGTCTGATTGTGCTGACTCTTATTGAACAAGATGATGCAAGACATAGCTTTGGGCATTCTGGAG gcTTTATATGTCCATTTGTTCCACTGCTTCCGATCTTCTGCATTCTGATCAACATATACCTGCTGATTAATCTAGG TGCCGCCACCTGGGCCCGTGTTTCAGTCTGGCTCCTAATTGGAGTGTTCGTTTATGCATTCTATGGGCGGACTCACAGCTCACTATTAGATGCAGTCTATGTGCCTGCAGCTCATGCTGATAAGATTTATCGCAGCTCTGGAGATAGTTTAGCTTAG
- the LOC110638431 gene encoding cationic amino acid transporter 2, vacuolar isoform X3: MGFLFDSQKGVGLWGGCLRSLLRRKQVDSAHVKANAHHQLAKELSVPHLIAIGVGSTIGAGVYILVGTVAREHSGPALSISFLIAGIAAALSAFCYAELASRCPSAGSAYHYSYICVGEGVAWLIGWALILEYTIGGSAVARGISPNLAFFFGGQDSLPIFLARQYIPGLDIVVDPVAAILVFIVTGLLCVGIKESTLVQGMVTTVNVCAMLFVIIAGSYLGFKTGWAGYGLPTGFFAFGVDGMLAGSATVFFAYIGFDSVASTAEEVKNPQRDLPLGIGLALSICCTLYILVSVVIVGLVPYHAMNPDTPISSAFAEHGMQWAAYIITAGAVMALCSTLMGSILPQPRILMAMARDGLLPSFFSDVNKNTQVPVKSTLATGIGAAMLAFFMDVDQLAGMVSVGTLLAFTMVAISVLILRYVPPDMVPFPSSLQDTIDFVSLQYGVNSQNINVETSDVNGGTSSNLPLLGKKNTVVDYPKIVKQEAQGNYVLNEENRRKIAGSTIAFTCIGAFLLTYAATDLNIPRPVRFTLCGVGGALLLFGLIVLTLIEQDDARHSFGHSGVPPPGPVFQSGS; this comes from the exons ATGGGTTTTCTTTTTGATTCGCAAAAAGGTGTAGGTTTATGGGGAGGTTGTCTTAGGAGTTTGCTAAGGAGAAAACAGGTTGATTCTGCACATGTCAAAGCTAATGCTCACCATCAGTTAGCTAAGGAGTTGTCCGTTCCTCACCTTATTGCAATTg GTGTTGGCTCAACGATTGGAGCTGGAGTTTATATTCTTGTTGGAACAGTTGCTAGAGAGCACTCTGGTCCAGCTCTTTCGATTTCCTTTCTGATAGCTGGAATCGCTGCTGCTCTTTCTGCTTTTTGCTATGCAGAGCTTGCAAGCCGTTGTCCATCTGCAGGCAGTGCCTATCACTATTCTTATATATGTGTTGGAGAAGG TGTTGCATGGTTGATTGGCTGGGCTCTAATATTGGAATACACAATTGGTGGATCAGCAGTTGCTCGTGGCATATCCCCCAATCTG GCATTCTTTTTCGGAGGTCAGGATAGTCTTCCTATTTTTCTAGCTCGTCAGTACATTCCTGGGCTTGATATTGTGGTTGACCCAGTTGCTGCAATTTTAGTATTTATTGTTACTGGACTCTTGTGTGTGGGAATCAAGGAG AGTACCCTAGTACAAGGTATGGTCACCACTGTGAATGTCTGTGCTATGCTTTTTGTCATAATAGCTGGTAGTTATCTGGGTTTCAAGACTGGATGGGCAGGATATGGACTTCCCACTGG GTTTTTTGCCTTTGGAGTGGATGGGATGCTTGCAGGTTCTGCAACGGTCTTTTTTGCTTACATTGGTTTTGATTCAGTTGCTAGCACTGCTGAGGag GTGAAGAATCCTCAACGAGATTTGCCTTTGGGCATAGGCCTTGCACTGTCTATTTGTTGTACCTTATACATTCTGGTTTCAGTGGTCATTGTGGGGCTGGTACCTTATCATGCAATGAATCCTGATACTCCTATCTCCTCTGCATTTGCTGAGCATGGCATGCAGTGGGCAGC GTACATAATAACAGCTGGAGCTGTCATGGCACTCTGTTCAACATTGATGGGCTCAATTCTTCCTCAG CCACGAATTTTAATGGCAATGGCTAGAGATGGATTACTGCCATCATTTTTTTCAGATGTAAATAAAAATACACAAGTACCTGTAAAGAGCACTTTGGCAACTGGCATTGGTGCTGCAATGTTGGCATTTTTTATGGATGTTGATCAGTTGGCTGGAATG GTCAGTGTGGGCACACTTCTTGCTTTCACCATGGTTGCTATCTCTGTATTAATATTGAGATATGTCCCGCCAGACATGGTGCCATTTCCATCCTCACTTCAGGACACAATTGATTTTGTCTCATTGCAGTACGGGGTGAACAGtcagaatattaatgttgaaacgTCTGATGTTAATGGTGGTACTTCAAGTAATTTGCCTTTGCTAGGCAAAAAGAACACTGTAGTTGATTATCCTAAAATTGTAAAACAAGAAGCTCAGGGCAATT ATGTTCTAAATGAAGAGAACAGAAGAAAAATTGCTGGCTCGACCATAGCATTCACATGTATTGGAGCATTTCTTCTTACATATGCAGCTACAGATTTGAATATTCCTAG GCCTGTTCGCTTTACATTGTGCGGTGTTGGTGGTGCTCTTCTTCTATTTGGTCTGATTGTGCTGACTCTTATTGAACAAGATGATGCAAGACATAGCTTTGGGCATTCTGGAG TGCCGCCACCTGGGCCCGTGTTTCAGTCTGGCTCCTAA
- the LOC110638418 gene encoding uncharacterized protein LOC110638418, with protein MCDLRSGNHAVTAGVSDIALAVRDKLRGKIEQTKVKRYWPGKAPKWADDADEDGDIKMARADALEKAFPTQEDSDFARKDDPRLRLLAESRIDNRDEVRADHRRIRQAEIIATEEEETRRQEWADMEEENEEALEERRRRIKEKSRLREQEDAALPAEEEEEEAEEEEEEESEYETDSEEETMGLAMVKPIFVPKSERETIAERERLEAEERAIEEKERRKLEERKVETKQILVEEIQKEELIQKNLEMEANIADVDTDDEVNEAEEYEAWKVREIARIKRDRDDREAMLKEKEEIEKVRNMTDEERREWERKNPKPAPPSKQKWRFMQKYYHKGAFFQNEADDTAATTGTDSIYKRDFSAPTGEDKMDKSILPKVMQVKHFGRSGRTKWTHLVNEDTTDWNNPSFWRLPAKVWVK; from the exons ATGTGCGATCTGCGCTCAG GCAATCATGCAGTCACAGCCGGTGTCAGTGATATTGCTCTAGCTGTCAGGGACAAGCTTAGAGGTAAAATTGAGCAAACTAAAGTTAAAAGGTATTGGCCTGGCAAAGCACCCAAGTGGGCTGATGATGCTGATGAAGATGGGGATATCAAAATGGCTAGGGCAGATGCCCTGGAGAAAGCTTTTCCTACTCAGGAAGATTCAGATTTTGCTAGGAAAGATGATCCTAGACTGCGTCTTCTGGCTGAGAGCAGGATTGATAACCGTGACGAAGTGAGAGCTGATCACCGGCGCATCCGGCAAGCTGAGATTATTGCAACAGAAGAGGAGGAAACCCGGAGACAAGAATGGGCAGATATGGAGGAAGAGAATGAGGAAGCCTtggaggaaagaagaagaagaattaagGAGAAGTCACGTCTGAGAGAGCAAGAAGATGCTGCACTTCCTGCTGAAGAAGAGGAGGAAGAAGCGGAAGAAGAGGAGGAAGAGGAATCTGAATATGAAACTGACTCTGAAGAAGAAACAATGGGTTTGGCCATGGTCAAGCCAATCTTTGTGCCAAAGTCTGAGAGAGAAACCATAGCTGAGCGTGAGCGGCTTGAGGCTGAAGAACGAGCTATTGAGGAAAAGGAAAGGAGGAAATTGGAGGAAAGGAAGGTGGAGACAAAGCAAATATTGGTTGAGGAGATTCAGAAGGAGGAACTAATTCAGAAGAATTTGGAAATGGAGGCAAATATTGCCGATGTGGACACCGATGATGAAGTCAATGAGGCAGAGGAGTATGAGGCTTGGAAGGTGAGAGAGATTGCAAGGATCAAAAGGGATAGAGATGATCGTGAGGCAATGTTGAAGGAGAAGGAAGAGATTGAGAAGGTGAGAAACATGACAGATGAAGAGAGGAGGGAGTGGGAGAGGAAAAATCCGAAACCTGCCCCACCATCAAAGCAGAAGTGGAGGTTCATGCAGAAATACTACCATAAGGGTGCTTTCTTCCAGAATGAGGCTGATGATACTGCTGCCACTACTGGAACAGATTCAATTTACAAGCGTGATTTCTCTGCCCCAACTGGAGAAGATAAGATGGACAAATCCATATTACCTAAGGTTATGCAAGTCAAACACTTCGGCCGTAGTGGAAGAACCAAATGGACGCATCTTGTCAATGAGGATACAACTGATTGGAACAACCC CAGTTTCTGGAGGTTGCCTGCAAAAGTTTGGGTAAAATAA
- the LOC110638431 gene encoding cationic amino acid transporter 2, vacuolar isoform X4, which translates to MGFLFDSQKGVGLWGGCLRSLLRRKQVDSAHVKANAHHQLAKELSVPHLIAIGVGSTIGAGVYILVGTVAREHSGPALSISFLIAGIAAALSAFCYAELASRCPSAGSAYHYSYICVGEGVAWLIGWALILEYTIGGSAVARGISPNLAFFFGGQDSLPIFLARQYIPGLDIVVDPVAAILVFIVTGLLCVGIKESTLVQGMVTTVNVCAMLFVIIAGSYLGFKTGWAGYGLPTGFFAFGVDGMLAGSATVFFAYIGFDSVASTAEEVKNPQRDLPLGIGLALSICCTLYILVSVVIVGLVPYHAMNPDTPISSAFAEHGMQWAAYIITAGAVMALCSTLMGSILPQPRILMAMARDGLLPSFFSDVNKNTQVPVKSTLATGIGAAMLAFFMDVDQLAGMVSVGTLLAFTMVAISVLILRYVPPDMVPFPSSLQDTIDFVSLQYGVNSQNINVETSDVNGGTSSNLPLLGKKNTVVDYPKIVKQEAQGNYVLNEENRRKIAGSTIAFTCIGAFLLTYAATDLNIPRCRVSQEEREGGCWKFD; encoded by the exons ATGGGTTTTCTTTTTGATTCGCAAAAAGGTGTAGGTTTATGGGGAGGTTGTCTTAGGAGTTTGCTAAGGAGAAAACAGGTTGATTCTGCACATGTCAAAGCTAATGCTCACCATCAGTTAGCTAAGGAGTTGTCCGTTCCTCACCTTATTGCAATTg GTGTTGGCTCAACGATTGGAGCTGGAGTTTATATTCTTGTTGGAACAGTTGCTAGAGAGCACTCTGGTCCAGCTCTTTCGATTTCCTTTCTGATAGCTGGAATCGCTGCTGCTCTTTCTGCTTTTTGCTATGCAGAGCTTGCAAGCCGTTGTCCATCTGCAGGCAGTGCCTATCACTATTCTTATATATGTGTTGGAGAAGG TGTTGCATGGTTGATTGGCTGGGCTCTAATATTGGAATACACAATTGGTGGATCAGCAGTTGCTCGTGGCATATCCCCCAATCTG GCATTCTTTTTCGGAGGTCAGGATAGTCTTCCTATTTTTCTAGCTCGTCAGTACATTCCTGGGCTTGATATTGTGGTTGACCCAGTTGCTGCAATTTTAGTATTTATTGTTACTGGACTCTTGTGTGTGGGAATCAAGGAG AGTACCCTAGTACAAGGTATGGTCACCACTGTGAATGTCTGTGCTATGCTTTTTGTCATAATAGCTGGTAGTTATCTGGGTTTCAAGACTGGATGGGCAGGATATGGACTTCCCACTGG GTTTTTTGCCTTTGGAGTGGATGGGATGCTTGCAGGTTCTGCAACGGTCTTTTTTGCTTACATTGGTTTTGATTCAGTTGCTAGCACTGCTGAGGag GTGAAGAATCCTCAACGAGATTTGCCTTTGGGCATAGGCCTTGCACTGTCTATTTGTTGTACCTTATACATTCTGGTTTCAGTGGTCATTGTGGGGCTGGTACCTTATCATGCAATGAATCCTGATACTCCTATCTCCTCTGCATTTGCTGAGCATGGCATGCAGTGGGCAGC GTACATAATAACAGCTGGAGCTGTCATGGCACTCTGTTCAACATTGATGGGCTCAATTCTTCCTCAG CCACGAATTTTAATGGCAATGGCTAGAGATGGATTACTGCCATCATTTTTTTCAGATGTAAATAAAAATACACAAGTACCTGTAAAGAGCACTTTGGCAACTGGCATTGGTGCTGCAATGTTGGCATTTTTTATGGATGTTGATCAGTTGGCTGGAATG GTCAGTGTGGGCACACTTCTTGCTTTCACCATGGTTGCTATCTCTGTATTAATATTGAGATATGTCCCGCCAGACATGGTGCCATTTCCATCCTCACTTCAGGACACAATTGATTTTGTCTCATTGCAGTACGGGGTGAACAGtcagaatattaatgttgaaacgTCTGATGTTAATGGTGGTACTTCAAGTAATTTGCCTTTGCTAGGCAAAAAGAACACTGTAGTTGATTATCCTAAAATTGTAAAACAAGAAGCTCAGGGCAATT ATGTTCTAAATGAAGAGAACAGAAGAAAAATTGCTGGCTCGACCATAGCATTCACATGTATTGGAGCATTTCTTCTTACATATGCAGCTACAGATTTGAATATTCCTAG ATGTAGGGTTTCGCaagaagagagagagggaggCTGTTGGAAATTTGACTGA
- the LOC110638431 gene encoding cationic amino acid transporter 2, vacuolar isoform X2 translates to MGFLFDSQKGVGLWGGCLRSLLRRKQVDSAHVKANAHHQLAKELSVPHLIAIGVGSTIGAGVYILVGTVAREHSGPALSISFLIAGIAAALSAFCYAELASRCPSAGSAYHYSYICVGEGVAWLIGWALILEYTIGGSAVARGISPNLAFFFGGQDSLPIFLARQYIPGLDIVVDPVAAILVFIVTGLLCVGIKESTLVQGMVTTVNVCAMLFVIIAGSYLGFKTGWAGYGLPTGFFAFGVDGMLAGSATVFFAYIGFDSVASTAEEVKNPQRDLPLGIGLALSICCTLYILVSVVIVGLVPYHAMNPDTPISSAFAEHGMQWAAYIITAGAVMALCSTLMGSILPQVSVGTLLAFTMVAISVLILRYVPPDMVPFPSSLQDTIDFVSLQYGVNSQNINVETSDVNGGTSSNLPLLGKKNTVVDYPKIVKQEAQGNYVLNEENRRKIAGSTIAFTCIGAFLLTYAATDLNIPRPVRFTLCGVGGALLLFGLIVLTLIEQDDARHSFGHSGGFICPFVPLLPIFCILINIYLLINLGAATWARVSVWLLIGVFVYAFYGRTHSSLLDAVYVPAAHADKIYRSSGDSLA, encoded by the exons ATGGGTTTTCTTTTTGATTCGCAAAAAGGTGTAGGTTTATGGGGAGGTTGTCTTAGGAGTTTGCTAAGGAGAAAACAGGTTGATTCTGCACATGTCAAAGCTAATGCTCACCATCAGTTAGCTAAGGAGTTGTCCGTTCCTCACCTTATTGCAATTg GTGTTGGCTCAACGATTGGAGCTGGAGTTTATATTCTTGTTGGAACAGTTGCTAGAGAGCACTCTGGTCCAGCTCTTTCGATTTCCTTTCTGATAGCTGGAATCGCTGCTGCTCTTTCTGCTTTTTGCTATGCAGAGCTTGCAAGCCGTTGTCCATCTGCAGGCAGTGCCTATCACTATTCTTATATATGTGTTGGAGAAGG TGTTGCATGGTTGATTGGCTGGGCTCTAATATTGGAATACACAATTGGTGGATCAGCAGTTGCTCGTGGCATATCCCCCAATCTG GCATTCTTTTTCGGAGGTCAGGATAGTCTTCCTATTTTTCTAGCTCGTCAGTACATTCCTGGGCTTGATATTGTGGTTGACCCAGTTGCTGCAATTTTAGTATTTATTGTTACTGGACTCTTGTGTGTGGGAATCAAGGAG AGTACCCTAGTACAAGGTATGGTCACCACTGTGAATGTCTGTGCTATGCTTTTTGTCATAATAGCTGGTAGTTATCTGGGTTTCAAGACTGGATGGGCAGGATATGGACTTCCCACTGG GTTTTTTGCCTTTGGAGTGGATGGGATGCTTGCAGGTTCTGCAACGGTCTTTTTTGCTTACATTGGTTTTGATTCAGTTGCTAGCACTGCTGAGGag GTGAAGAATCCTCAACGAGATTTGCCTTTGGGCATAGGCCTTGCACTGTCTATTTGTTGTACCTTATACATTCTGGTTTCAGTGGTCATTGTGGGGCTGGTACCTTATCATGCAATGAATCCTGATACTCCTATCTCCTCTGCATTTGCTGAGCATGGCATGCAGTGGGCAGC GTACATAATAACAGCTGGAGCTGTCATGGCACTCTGTTCAACATTGATGGGCTCAATTCTTCCTCAG GTCAGTGTGGGCACACTTCTTGCTTTCACCATGGTTGCTATCTCTGTATTAATATTGAGATATGTCCCGCCAGACATGGTGCCATTTCCATCCTCACTTCAGGACACAATTGATTTTGTCTCATTGCAGTACGGGGTGAACAGtcagaatattaatgttgaaacgTCTGATGTTAATGGTGGTACTTCAAGTAATTTGCCTTTGCTAGGCAAAAAGAACACTGTAGTTGATTATCCTAAAATTGTAAAACAAGAAGCTCAGGGCAATT ATGTTCTAAATGAAGAGAACAGAAGAAAAATTGCTGGCTCGACCATAGCATTCACATGTATTGGAGCATTTCTTCTTACATATGCAGCTACAGATTTGAATATTCCTAG GCCTGTTCGCTTTACATTGTGCGGTGTTGGTGGTGCTCTTCTTCTATTTGGTCTGATTGTGCTGACTCTTATTGAACAAGATGATGCAAGACATAGCTTTGGGCATTCTGGAG gcTTTATATGTCCATTTGTTCCACTGCTTCCGATCTTCTGCATTCTGATCAACATATACCTGCTGATTAATCTAGG TGCCGCCACCTGGGCCCGTGTTTCAGTCTGGCTCCTAATTGGAGTGTTCGTTTATGCATTCTATGGGCGGACTCACAGCTCACTATTAGATGCAGTCTATGTGCCTGCAGCTCATGCTGATAAGATTTATCGCAGCTCTGGAGATAGTTTAGCTTAG